A single Blastococcus colisei DNA region contains:
- a CDS encoding amidohydrolase yields MTHTLPADGAAPTVSADVRDTIEGAAAGLVRLSHQVHAAAELGFAEHRSVGHVRDALSASGLRLEVGCHGQPTAFRAVAGSGTPRVAILAEYDALPGIGHGCGHNVICATAVGAFLGLAPHVERLGGSVVLLGTPAEENGSGKELMARAGAFDDVDAVLMLHPFAGPDVADFTALGCRAVEVTYRGVPAHASATPHRGRNALDAVVAAYQGIAALRQHMPQTDRVHAIITEGGTAVNVVPALARATVMLRSATVEGLLELTGRVQAILDGAAQVTGTVLEAAWDPVPPYLPVRTNGALARRYAAHVTARGRTVVHADGLPSGGGGSTDLGNVSLRVPAIHPMLGIAPAEAGMHTAAFAEHAVAPSADQAVVDGAIGLALTAVDFLADADLRAAVAAEFAAAGGALDVAALLDAVARPVPSPA; encoded by the coding sequence GTGACCCACACCCTCCCGGCGGATGGCGCCGCCCCGACCGTGAGCGCCGATGTCCGCGACACGATCGAAGGCGCCGCCGCCGGCCTGGTGCGGCTCAGCCACCAGGTGCACGCCGCCGCGGAGCTCGGGTTCGCCGAGCACCGCTCGGTGGGACACGTCCGCGACGCGCTCTCCGCCTCCGGCTTGCGCCTGGAGGTCGGCTGCCACGGCCAGCCCACCGCCTTCCGGGCGGTGGCCGGGTCCGGGACGCCCCGGGTGGCGATCCTCGCCGAGTACGACGCGTTGCCGGGCATCGGCCACGGCTGCGGGCACAACGTCATCTGCGCCACCGCCGTCGGCGCGTTCCTCGGGCTCGCGCCGCACGTCGAGCGGCTCGGCGGCTCCGTCGTCCTGCTCGGCACTCCGGCCGAGGAGAACGGCTCGGGCAAGGAGCTCATGGCACGCGCCGGGGCGTTCGACGACGTCGACGCCGTGCTGATGCTGCACCCGTTCGCCGGCCCCGACGTCGCGGACTTCACCGCGCTCGGCTGCCGGGCGGTCGAGGTGACCTACCGGGGCGTGCCTGCGCACGCGTCGGCCACACCGCACCGGGGGCGCAACGCGCTCGACGCCGTCGTTGCCGCCTACCAGGGCATCGCCGCGCTCCGGCAGCACATGCCGCAGACCGACCGGGTGCACGCGATCATCACCGAGGGCGGGACCGCGGTGAACGTGGTTCCTGCCCTCGCCCGCGCCACGGTGATGCTCCGGTCGGCGACGGTGGAGGGCTTGCTCGAGCTGACCGGCCGGGTGCAGGCGATCCTCGACGGCGCGGCACAGGTGACCGGAACGGTGCTCGAGGCCGCCTGGGACCCGGTGCCGCCCTACCTGCCGGTGCGCACCAACGGCGCGCTCGCCCGACGCTACGCCGCCCACGTCACCGCCCGGGGCCGCACAGTCGTGCACGCCGACGGCCTGCCCAGCGGCGGCGGCGGTTCGACCGACCTCGGCAACGTCAGCCTCCGCGTGCCCGCGATCCACCCGATGCTGGGCATCGCGCCGGCCGAGGCCGGCATGCACACGGCGGCGTTCGCCGAGCACGCCGTCGCTCCCTCGGCCGATCAGGCCGTGGTCGACGGGGCGATCGGCCTGGCGCTCACCGCGGTCGACTTCCTCGCCGACGCCGACCTCCGCGCCGCCGTGGCGGCCGAGTTCGCCGCCGCCGGCGGCGCGCTCGACGTCGCCGCGCTCCTGGACGCCGTCGCCCGACCCGTCCCCTCGCCGGCCTGA
- a CDS encoding transporter substrate-binding domain-containing protein → MRTSRTFLTRLLPLALAAGLVAACGAQVEDPESAAAAAETSAACDDPDISGDPFAAPELLSLQADEALADQVPAVFRDEPLVIGVAPDLPPINFGKDGEQRGYEADLLRAAGQLAGVEVVFQQSQNALQEYGAGQVDGIAGAFTDTLERQELGDFIDYSTGSRAALTQQCNPEGIESTEDLCGLDVVAAVGTVQLAQLTDRTTPGSLLTLCEEAGLPAPIPVQADTSVSAITSLTAGRADALVTGEPIAINAVKQSDGALTIAYVEELPVPVGVMLSKDLSGLTEVLAQAYQQLVDDGTYAEIMNSYGIEYGLLDTITVNGATS, encoded by the coding sequence ATGCGCACGTCCCGTACCTTCCTGACCCGTCTCCTGCCGCTCGCCCTGGCGGCGGGCCTGGTCGCCGCCTGCGGCGCCCAGGTCGAGGACCCGGAGTCCGCGGCAGCTGCGGCGGAGACCTCCGCTGCCTGCGACGACCCGGACATCTCCGGCGACCCGTTCGCCGCACCGGAGCTGCTCTCCCTGCAGGCCGACGAGGCGCTCGCCGACCAGGTGCCGGCCGTATTCCGGGACGAGCCACTGGTCATCGGCGTCGCCCCGGACCTGCCGCCGATCAACTTCGGCAAGGACGGCGAGCAGCGCGGCTACGAGGCCGACCTGCTGCGCGCCGCCGGTCAGCTGGCCGGTGTCGAGGTCGTCTTCCAGCAAAGCCAGAACGCGCTGCAGGAGTACGGCGCCGGGCAGGTCGACGGCATCGCCGGCGCGTTCACCGACACCCTGGAGCGTCAGGAGCTCGGTGACTTCATCGACTACAGCACCGGCTCGCGGGCCGCGTTGACCCAGCAGTGCAACCCGGAGGGCATCGAGAGCACCGAGGACCTCTGTGGCCTCGACGTGGTCGCTGCCGTCGGCACGGTGCAGCTGGCGCAGCTGACCGACCGGACGACTCCGGGTTCGCTGCTCACCCTGTGCGAGGAGGCCGGCCTGCCGGCGCCGATCCCGGTGCAGGCGGACACCAGCGTCTCGGCGATCACGTCCCTGACCGCCGGCCGCGCCGACGCCCTGGTCACCGGTGAGCCGATCGCGATCAACGCCGTCAAGCAGTCCGACGGTGCGCTCACCATCGCCTACGTCGAGGAGCTCCCGGTTCCGGTCGGCGTGATGCTGAGCAAGGACCTCTCCGGGCTCACCGAGGTGCTCGCCCAGGCGTACCAGCAGCTGGTCGACGACGGCACGTACGCCGAGATCATGAACAGCTACGGCATCGAGTACGGCCTGCTCGACACGATCACCGTCAACGGCGCGACGAGCTGA
- a CDS encoding amino acid ABC transporter permease — MSTAAPTATAPAGTEPTPPGLALVRRKHPWRLVSYALLAVILAMLANSVITNERWRWDVVGEYLFDEMVLGGLVTTIVLTAGAVGVGLVLGSLIAGMRLSSSRVLSTIAGWYIWFFRGVPVIVQVIFWVYLAQLYPVISLGIPFGPEFLFFDTNLLVAPVVGAIIGLSFNESAYLAEVLRGGIAAVPPGQLEAARAVGMTPGQIRRRVLAPQILPVVIPPFFNNVIAMTKTTAVVILASVTDLFSAVMEIGARNLQQTPLLLVATFWYLVLTAALSLLQLGIERLVARSATRR; from the coding sequence GTGAGCACCGCTGCCCCCACCGCGACCGCCCCCGCCGGCACGGAGCCCACTCCCCCGGGCCTGGCACTGGTCCGCCGCAAGCACCCGTGGCGGCTGGTCAGCTACGCCCTGCTGGCGGTCATCCTGGCGATGCTGGCCAACAGCGTCATCACCAACGAGCGCTGGCGCTGGGATGTCGTCGGCGAGTACCTGTTCGACGAGATGGTGCTGGGCGGCCTGGTGACGACCATCGTGCTCACGGCCGGTGCCGTCGGCGTGGGCCTGGTCCTCGGCTCTCTCATCGCCGGGATGCGGCTGTCCTCGAGTCGGGTGCTGTCAACGATCGCCGGCTGGTACATCTGGTTCTTCCGTGGCGTGCCGGTCATCGTGCAGGTGATCTTCTGGGTGTACCTCGCCCAGCTCTACCCGGTCATCTCCCTGGGGATCCCGTTCGGTCCCGAGTTCCTCTTCTTCGACACCAACCTGCTGGTCGCGCCCGTCGTGGGCGCAATCATCGGACTGAGCTTCAACGAGTCGGCCTACCTCGCAGAGGTGCTCCGCGGTGGCATCGCTGCGGTCCCACCCGGGCAGCTGGAGGCCGCCCGCGCGGTAGGCATGACCCCCGGCCAGATCCGTCGCCGGGTGCTCGCCCCGCAGATCCTGCCGGTGGTCATCCCGCCGTTCTTCAACAATGTCATCGCCATGACCAAGACCACGGCCGTGGTCATCCTCGCGTCGGTCACCGACCTGTTCTCCGCTGTCATGGAGATCGGTGCCCGCAACCTGCAGCAGACGCCGCTGCTGCTCGTCGCGACCTTCTGGTACCTCGTGCTGACCGCAGCACTGTCCCTGCTGCAGCTGGGCATCGAGCGGCTGGTCGCCCGCTCGGCGACCCGCCGTTGA
- a CDS encoding amino acid ABC transporter ATP-binding protein, which yields MVQPTETKARPDRAEATDTAPMVTFRNVWKSFGAIEVLRGIDLTIERGQVVCVIGASGSGKSTMLRCVNGLEETTDGVIEVNGELIGVRLRDGRRYELSPREAAAQRRHIGMVFQQFNLFPNRTALENVMEGPVVVAGVARAQARRRAEDLLARVGLSDRAGMYPRQLSGGQQQRVAIARALAMDPQLMLFDEPTSALDPELVGEVLGVMKQLAEAGMTMIVVTHEMAFAHEVADRVAFVDAGRIVEYGTPAEVFGHPTHPRTREFLARVQ from the coding sequence GTGGTTCAGCCGACAGAGACGAAGGCCCGGCCCGACCGGGCGGAGGCGACCGACACCGCTCCCATGGTCACCTTTCGCAACGTCTGGAAGTCCTTCGGCGCCATCGAGGTCCTGCGCGGCATCGACCTCACCATCGAGCGGGGTCAGGTTGTCTGCGTGATCGGCGCCTCGGGCTCCGGCAAGTCGACGATGCTCCGTTGCGTCAACGGCCTCGAGGAGACCACCGACGGCGTCATCGAGGTGAACGGGGAGCTGATCGGCGTCCGGCTGCGCGATGGCCGACGCTACGAACTGTCCCCGCGCGAGGCCGCCGCCCAGCGCCGGCACATCGGCATGGTCTTCCAGCAGTTCAACCTGTTCCCCAACCGGACGGCGCTGGAGAACGTCATGGAGGGGCCCGTCGTCGTCGCCGGCGTCGCCCGCGCGCAGGCCCGGCGTCGCGCCGAGGACCTGCTGGCCCGGGTCGGCCTCTCCGACCGCGCCGGCATGTATCCGCGCCAGCTCTCCGGAGGGCAGCAGCAGCGCGTCGCCATCGCCCGCGCTCTGGCGATGGACCCGCAGCTGATGCTGTTCGACGAGCCCACCAGCGCGCTGGACCCCGAGCTCGTCGGCGAAGTGCTCGGCGTCATGAAGCAATTGGCCGAGGCCGGGATGACCATGATCGTGGTCACCCACGAGATGGCCTTCGCCCATGAGGTCGCCGACCGCGTCGCCTTCGTCGACGCGGGCCGCATCGTCGAGTACGGCACGCCCGCCGAGGTCTTCGGGCATCCCACGCATCCCCGCACCCGCGAGTTCCTGGCGCGCGTCCAGTGA
- a CDS encoding LysR family transcriptional regulator has protein sequence MDLRRVEHFLAVVDAGTVTAAAGQIRIAQPALSRQLLQFERDLGIRLFDRARGRLALTPAGREFVPVARELMAHADRTQAAARHLAEGVLDRLLVAAPTATISELLAPFLSTLRRDDPLVLVREVSPTRAYAALETGADLAISPAPVTGSLAHLHIGAVPLRAHVSPDHPWAQRSGTVELAELVEERLLLLPQDNVSRIELDLAVARAGLAYGDVTECAVGRVIQAHAAAGHGVGVVTDLPRFGARSLRIAPPDSSGEPLRIVLHAAWDPTHFAADVIESMARRIGSFLATVDQAAR, from the coding sequence GTGGACCTTCGCCGTGTCGAGCACTTCCTCGCCGTCGTCGATGCCGGCACGGTGACCGCCGCCGCGGGGCAGATCCGGATCGCGCAACCGGCGCTCAGCCGTCAGCTGCTCCAGTTCGAACGCGACCTCGGCATCCGGCTCTTCGACCGAGCGCGCGGGCGACTGGCTCTCACTCCCGCCGGCCGGGAGTTCGTGCCGGTCGCCCGGGAGCTCATGGCCCATGCCGACCGCACGCAGGCCGCCGCGCGGCATCTGGCCGAGGGCGTGCTCGACCGGCTCCTGGTCGCGGCACCCACGGCAACCATCAGCGAGCTGCTGGCACCCTTCCTCAGCACGCTCCGCCGCGACGATCCCCTGGTGCTGGTGCGCGAGGTGTCCCCGACGCGCGCCTACGCCGCGCTCGAGACGGGAGCCGACCTCGCGATCTCACCGGCCCCGGTGACCGGCTCGCTCGCGCACCTCCACATCGGCGCAGTGCCACTGCGGGCCCACGTCTCGCCGGACCATCCCTGGGCGCAGCGGTCCGGGACGGTAGAGCTGGCCGAGCTCGTCGAGGAGCGACTGCTCCTGCTGCCGCAGGACAACGTGTCGCGCATCGAACTCGACCTCGCCGTGGCGCGGGCCGGCCTGGCCTACGGCGACGTGACGGAGTGCGCGGTGGGCCGCGTCATCCAGGCCCATGCGGCAGCCGGGCACGGGGTCGGCGTCGTCACGGACCTGCCCCGGTTCGGGGCTCGGAGCCTCCGGATCGCCCCTCCCGATTCGTCCGGGGAGCCGCTGCGGATCGTCCTCCATGCCGCCTGGGACCCGACGCACTTCGCCGCCGACGTCATCGAGTCCATGGCTCGGCGGATCGGATCCTTCCTGGCAACGGTCGATCAGGCGGCACGCTGA
- a CDS encoding ornithine cyclodeaminase, whose amino-acid sequence MTEFVGVHDMVRWIAAAGAESSIAGMTRYIREDFLRWESFDRTPRVASHTPFGVIELMPTSDSVTYAFKYVNGHPSNPARGFQTVTAFGALADVSTGYPVLLAEMTLLTALRTAATSAVAAKALARPDSRRLALIGAGSQAEFQAMGMRSALGIDQITVWDTDPGAMDKVARNLEPLGFDVTLATSGREAVRAADVVTTCTADKARATVLPLDWIEPGMHINAVGGDCPGKTELDPEILRSAEVFVEYTPQTRVEGEIQAVEPDFPVTELWAVLADRRPGRTSRDEVTVFDSVGFAIEDFSALRYLRDAVRGTPWVTHIDLVADPEDPKDLFGMVTALSPIGV is encoded by the coding sequence ATGACCGAGTTCGTCGGCGTCCACGACATGGTTCGCTGGATCGCCGCCGCCGGAGCCGAGTCGAGCATCGCCGGGATGACCCGGTACATCCGTGAGGACTTCCTCCGCTGGGAATCCTTCGACAGGACGCCGAGGGTCGCCAGCCACACGCCCTTCGGCGTCATCGAACTGATGCCCACCAGCGACTCGGTGACCTACGCCTTCAAGTACGTCAACGGTCACCCCTCCAACCCTGCCCGCGGCTTCCAGACCGTCACCGCCTTCGGGGCACTGGCGGATGTGTCCACCGGCTATCCGGTGCTCCTCGCCGAGATGACGCTGCTCACCGCACTGCGGACCGCGGCGACCTCGGCCGTCGCGGCCAAGGCTCTGGCCCGTCCGGACTCGCGGCGCCTCGCGCTGATCGGAGCGGGTAGCCAGGCGGAGTTCCAGGCCATGGGGATGCGCAGCGCGCTCGGCATCGACCAGATCACCGTCTGGGACACCGATCCGGGCGCGATGGACAAGGTCGCGCGGAACCTCGAGCCGCTCGGCTTCGACGTCACCCTCGCGACCTCTGGCCGCGAGGCTGTCCGCGCAGCGGACGTCGTCACCACGTGCACCGCCGACAAGGCGCGCGCGACCGTGCTGCCGCTCGACTGGATCGAGCCCGGCATGCACATCAACGCGGTCGGCGGCGACTGCCCCGGCAAGACCGAACTCGACCCGGAGATCCTGCGTTCCGCGGAGGTCTTCGTCGAGTACACACCCCAGACCCGGGTCGAGGGTGAGATCCAGGCCGTGGAGCCCGACTTCCCCGTCACAGAACTCTGGGCGGTGCTGGCCGACCGCCGTCCGGGCCGGACCTCCCGCGACGAGGTGACCGTCTTCGACTCGGTGGGCTTCGCGATCGAGGATTTCTCCGCGCTGCGATATCTACGCGACGCCGTGCGCGGCACTCCGTGGGTCACCCACATCGACCTGGTGGCCGACCCAGAGGACCCCAAGGACCTGTTCGGCATGGTCACTGCGCTGTCGCCGATCGGGGTGTGA
- a CDS encoding ABC transporter ATP-binding protein produces the protein MLEVRDLESGYKRSTVLQGVDLDVAAGQVLGLLGRNGVGKSTLINTLMGLVHPSRGTVRLDGVDLAGRRSDVIARAGVGLVPQGRRVWAPLSVTEHLDLAARRGRGRGPWDMDRVLDLFPRLGERRRHAAGQLSGGEQQMLAIARALLTNPRLVLMDEPSDGLAPAVVDLIGVAIGRMKAEGVTLVVVEQDLHLAFAVADDIAVMDKGVIAHRSSTREFRSDSSVAHTLLGVA, from the coding sequence GTGCTCGAGGTCCGCGACCTGGAGTCGGGTTACAAGCGCAGCACCGTGCTGCAGGGCGTCGACCTCGACGTGGCCGCCGGTCAGGTGCTCGGGCTCCTCGGCCGCAACGGCGTGGGCAAGAGCACGCTGATCAACACGCTGATGGGGCTGGTGCACCCCTCCCGGGGCACCGTCCGGCTCGACGGCGTCGACCTGGCGGGACGCCGTTCGGACGTGATCGCACGAGCGGGTGTCGGTCTGGTGCCGCAAGGACGGCGGGTCTGGGCACCGCTCAGCGTGACCGAGCACCTGGACCTGGCCGCCCGGCGTGGACGGGGCCGTGGGCCGTGGGACATGGACCGGGTGCTGGACCTGTTCCCCCGTCTCGGGGAACGCCGGCGGCACGCTGCCGGCCAGCTCTCGGGCGGCGAACAGCAGATGCTGGCCATCGCGCGCGCCCTGCTGACCAATCCACGCCTGGTGCTCATGGACGAGCCCTCGGACGGACTGGCGCCCGCGGTCGTGGACCTGATCGGCGTGGCGATCGGCCGGATGAAGGCCGAAGGGGTCACCCTGGTGGTCGTCGAGCAGGACCTGCACCTCGCGTTCGCCGTCGCCGACGACATCGCGGTCATGGACAAGGGCGTGATCGCGCACCGGTCCAGCACGCGGGAGTTCCGCAGCGACAGCTCGGTCGCCCACACGCTGCTCGGCGTGGCCTGA
- a CDS encoding ABC transporter ATP-binding protein, with protein sequence MSPPLLSLSGVARHFGALKAVDDVRLEVPAGARHALIGPNGAGKSTLFKLITGALPLSAGTISLAGSDISRLSEHQRARRGISQTLQHSSLFLTQTVQQNVLLAAQRRHSSRHSLVPRRQAAARERVEALLSDVGLAGRAATPVAALSHGERRQVEVAVALACEPRLLLLDEPAAGMSPAESAQLVGLLKSLPESVTLVIVEHDLDVVFALATSVTVLHLGRVLLTGTPDEVRTSEAVQEAYLGTGRESLFLDGSGAAHLEVS encoded by the coding sequence ATGAGTCCACCGCTGCTGTCCCTGTCCGGCGTGGCCCGGCACTTCGGCGCGCTCAAGGCGGTCGACGACGTCCGCCTGGAGGTTCCCGCCGGCGCGCGCCATGCGCTCATCGGGCCCAACGGAGCCGGCAAGAGCACCCTGTTCAAGCTGATCACCGGCGCGCTGCCGTTGTCGGCCGGCACGATCAGCCTGGCCGGCTCGGACATCTCCCGGCTGTCGGAGCACCAGCGGGCCCGGCGTGGGATCAGCCAGACCCTGCAGCACTCGAGCCTCTTCCTCACCCAGACGGTGCAGCAGAACGTCCTGCTGGCCGCGCAACGCCGCCACAGCAGCCGGCACTCCCTCGTGCCGCGCCGGCAGGCGGCCGCGCGGGAACGGGTGGAGGCGCTCCTCTCCGACGTCGGGCTGGCCGGCCGTGCCGCGACGCCCGTCGCCGCCCTCTCGCACGGAGAGCGGCGCCAGGTGGAGGTCGCCGTGGCGCTGGCCTGCGAGCCCCGGCTGCTGCTCCTCGACGAGCCGGCCGCCGGCATGTCACCGGCCGAGAGCGCCCAGCTCGTCGGCCTGCTCAAGTCGTTGCCGGAGTCGGTGACGCTCGTCATCGTGGAGCACGACCTCGACGTGGTGTTCGCGCTGGCGACCTCGGTGACGGTGCTGCACCTGGGCCGGGTGCTGCTGACCGGGACGCCGGACGAGGTCCGCACGAGCGAGGCCGTGCAGGAGGCCTACCTCGGCACCGGCCGGGAGTCGCTGTTCCTCGACGGCAGCGGCGCCGCCCATCTGGAGGTGAGCTGA
- a CDS encoding branched-chain amino acid ABC transporter permease, giving the protein MTVHADRPTEPSVAGATATHDAPPPSRRLGRSLPAVAVLVLLVLLAAVPLFLAPFEANTLSRILVFALFAVSLDLLVGITGLPSLGHAAYFGVGAYTAGLVSIHWTSEAPVPVLLAAVAGAVAAAATGWLAVRSGGVYFLMLTLAIGELVHQLAQSLSDVTGGSNGLFGIPSVRVGGEPLTLAGYVYWYILAVALLGFLGLWLVAHSPFGGVLRGIRDNEPRMRSLGYSPFRYKFVAFTIAGGFAGLAGGLLAGLVRIVNPSDTGFTTSALILLAVILGGAGTLWGPVLGAAVVVLVRDTFGPQLDGHGPLLLGVVFVVAVYVLPRGFAGLSGLFGRRQRFPGGPA; this is encoded by the coding sequence ATGACCGTGCACGCCGACAGGCCGACCGAACCGTCCGTCGCCGGGGCCACGGCGACGCACGACGCGCCTCCGCCGTCCCGGCGGCTCGGCCGCTCCCTGCCCGCAGTGGCGGTGCTGGTACTGCTGGTGCTCCTCGCTGCCGTCCCGCTGTTCCTGGCGCCGTTCGAGGCCAACACGCTGTCCCGGATCCTGGTCTTCGCGCTGTTCGCCGTCAGCCTCGACCTGCTCGTCGGGATCACCGGACTTCCGTCGCTGGGGCACGCCGCGTACTTTGGCGTCGGCGCCTACACCGCAGGCCTGGTGTCGATCCACTGGACCAGCGAGGCGCCCGTCCCCGTGCTGCTGGCCGCGGTGGCCGGCGCCGTGGCCGCGGCGGCGACCGGGTGGCTGGCGGTGCGCAGCGGCGGCGTCTACTTCCTGATGCTGACGCTGGCCATCGGGGAGCTGGTGCACCAGCTCGCGCAGAGCCTCTCCGACGTGACCGGCGGCTCCAACGGCCTGTTCGGGATCCCCAGCGTGCGCGTCGGGGGCGAGCCCCTGACCCTGGCCGGATACGTCTACTGGTACATCCTGGCCGTCGCGCTGCTGGGCTTCCTCGGTCTGTGGCTGGTGGCGCACTCGCCCTTCGGCGGCGTGCTCCGCGGCATCCGGGACAACGAGCCGCGAATGCGGTCGCTGGGCTACTCCCCCTTCCGCTACAAGTTCGTCGCGTTCACGATCGCCGGCGGCTTCGCCGGCCTGGCCGGCGGCCTGCTGGCCGGCCTGGTCCGCATCGTCAACCCGAGCGACACCGGCTTCACCACCAGCGCCCTGATCCTCCTGGCCGTGATCCTCGGCGGCGCCGGGACGCTGTGGGGCCCGGTCCTCGGCGCGGCGGTCGTCGTGCTGGTCCGGGACACCTTCGGCCCCCAGCTGGACGGGCACGGCCCGCTGCTGCTGGGCGTGGTGTTCGTCGTCGCCGTCTACGTGCTCCCCCGCGGCTTCGCCGGCCTCAGCGGCCTGTTCGGCCGCCGGCAGCGCTTCCCAGGAGGTCCGGCATGA
- a CDS encoding branched-chain amino acid ABC transporter permease: MAADPRGEETSMAGWFDANLVSILNGFAIGSLLFILAVGLSIVFGMMDVLNLAHGAFFLVGSYLAVTFVAGESWGGFLTALGVAALIGLLAGGALSGMTEPLARRPILDQALLTLGISLIVAEALSIIYGNDVFSVPEPPGLAGSVDVAGSSYPTYRLMLIAVGLLLALVVWLVVEKTSLGALVRASVADREMVSALGIDNRKVKFAVLGVGSLLASVAGVLAAPVYGARPGLDKTILILALVVIVIGGLGSVRGALVGALVIGQVESLGRALFPEIASFILFGTLALVLIVRPRGLFAGKVAH, translated from the coding sequence GTGGCCGCCGATCCGCGCGGAGAGGAGACCTCGATGGCCGGCTGGTTCGACGCGAACCTGGTCAGCATTCTCAACGGGTTCGCCATCGGCTCGTTGCTGTTCATCCTCGCCGTGGGGCTGTCGATCGTCTTCGGGATGATGGACGTGCTCAACCTCGCCCACGGCGCGTTCTTCCTGGTCGGCTCCTACCTCGCCGTGACGTTCGTCGCCGGTGAGTCCTGGGGCGGGTTCCTCACCGCTCTCGGGGTCGCCGCACTCATCGGGCTGCTGGCCGGCGGAGCGCTGTCCGGCATGACCGAACCCCTGGCCCGGCGGCCGATCCTCGACCAGGCGCTGCTCACGCTCGGCATCTCGCTGATCGTGGCCGAGGCGCTGTCGATCATCTACGGCAACGACGTCTTCTCCGTGCCGGAGCCTCCCGGCCTGGCCGGCAGCGTCGACGTCGCCGGCAGCTCCTACCCCACCTACCGGCTCATGCTCATCGCAGTGGGTCTGCTGCTGGCCCTCGTCGTCTGGCTGGTGGTGGAGAAGACCAGCCTCGGGGCGCTCGTGCGCGCCAGCGTCGCCGACCGGGAGATGGTGTCGGCCCTCGGCATCGACAACCGGAAGGTGAAGTTCGCGGTACTGGGAGTGGGCTCTCTCCTGGCCTCCGTGGCCGGTGTGCTGGCCGCCCCCGTCTACGGCGCACGTCCGGGCCTGGACAAGACGATCCTGATCCTGGCCCTCGTCGTCATCGTCATCGGCGGGCTCGGGTCGGTCCGCGGCGCGCTGGTGGGCGCCCTGGTGATCGGCCAGGTGGAGTCGCTGGGCCGGGCATTGTTCCCCGAGATCGCGTCCTTCATCCTGTTCGGCACGCTCGCACTGGTGCTCATCGTCCGGCCGCGCGGACTCTTCGCCGGGAAGGTGGCCCACTGA
- a CDS encoding ABC transporter substrate-binding protein, whose amino-acid sequence MALAHLSRRRLSTTCGVGVLAMALAACGGGSLGGDEDAGAGGGAEGEETVTVGLVIPQAGVYTPLGEDMQQGWDLYLEQNDGMLGGYEVETVVADEGESPDTGVPAVQRLLTEGDVDALVGIVNSATALGVADAVTEAEVPLIVANAGAEAITKDAGSPYVWRSSFTNAQIAAAMGEHLAQEGIGPVYVMAPDYAAGQEVVEGFTTAYEAAGGTVAGQALTPFGSTQDFQPFLSGIQSSGAEATFVFYAGGEAVSFVQQYDQFGLKDSIPLYGSGFLTEGSVLDAQGESAVGVRTTLHYSTEIDNEANAEFVEAYVAAYDELPTTYAVQAYDAANVLDAALEEAEDLSGPAITEALDGLGEIEDSPRGPWSFTNQTPEQSIYLREVVDEGGTLLNSVVTDLGVMPQP is encoded by the coding sequence CCCACCTCTCCCGGCGACGGCTGTCCACCACCTGCGGCGTGGGCGTCCTCGCCATGGCCCTGGCCGCCTGCGGCGGCGGAAGCCTGGGAGGTGACGAGGACGCCGGCGCGGGCGGCGGCGCCGAGGGCGAGGAGACCGTCACGGTGGGCCTGGTCATCCCCCAGGCCGGCGTCTACACGCCCCTGGGCGAGGACATGCAGCAGGGCTGGGACCTCTACCTGGAGCAGAACGACGGCATGCTCGGTGGGTACGAGGTCGAGACGGTCGTCGCCGACGAGGGCGAGAGTCCGGACACCGGCGTCCCGGCGGTCCAGCGGCTCCTGACCGAGGGCGACGTCGACGCGCTCGTCGGCATCGTGAACTCCGCCACGGCGCTCGGGGTGGCCGACGCGGTCACCGAGGCCGAGGTCCCGTTGATCGTCGCCAACGCCGGTGCCGAGGCGATCACCAAGGACGCCGGCAGCCCCTACGTCTGGCGGTCATCGTTCACCAACGCCCAGATCGCAGCGGCGATGGGTGAGCACCTGGCCCAGGAAGGCATCGGTCCGGTCTACGTCATGGCCCCGGACTACGCCGCCGGCCAGGAGGTCGTCGAGGGCTTCACCACCGCCTACGAGGCCGCCGGCGGCACGGTTGCCGGTCAGGCCCTGACGCCCTTCGGGTCGACGCAGGACTTCCAGCCTTTCCTGTCCGGCATCCAGTCATCGGGTGCCGAGGCGACCTTCGTCTTCTACGCCGGCGGCGAGGCGGTGAGCTTCGTGCAGCAGTACGACCAGTTCGGCCTCAAGGACAGCATCCCGCTCTACGGCTCCGGCTTCCTGACCGAGGGCAGCGTCCTCGACGCTCAGGGCGAGTCGGCCGTCGGAGTCCGGACGACGCTGCACTACTCCACCGAGATCGACAACGAGGCCAACGCCGAGTTCGTGGAGGCCTATGTGGCGGCCTACGACGAGCTGCCGACGACGTACGCGGTGCAGGCCTACGACGCCGCGAACGTGCTGGATGCGGCACTGGAGGAGGCCGAGGATCTCTCCGGTCCGGCGATCACCGAGGCGCTGGACGGCCTGGGCGAGATCGAGGACAGCCCCCGGGGCCCGTGGAGCTTCACGAATCAGACGCCGGAGCAGAGCATCTACCTGCGGGAGGTCGTCGACGAGGGCGGCACGCTGCTCAACAGCGTGGTGACCGACCTCGGCGTCATGCCGCAGCCGTAA